The segment ttccaaataagaTATTAAtcgtgtaatatattaataaaaccattttgagtgcgaatttattattcatataataaattctactctctctttctctctctctctctctctctctctcctcttgtcattctatcaagttgcatgagtgaaggcaaacTAAAAAGACCATGTTCATAATCAaataaagtacataccaaaaatagttatgggattagataCCTAATTCAACAGAGAAAACCATCCTAGAACAGTGGAGCACATTGGATCCAGAATCACCTCATCATTTAACACCCTTTGAGGGTAAAAAGCTCTGCACTTGATGAAGTTATGATTAGATCTTGCTTAGGCATGGATTTGTGTTCACTTTGGTACCTTAGGTTTGGTATTATGAGTACGAGTTACTCTAATTCatataagttgtcctttcagacgtttTTTAGTGTTTAGAATCATAAAAAGGTAATCTTGGACCTTAGTTTCCTTTCTTGCATGAGTTAGGATGTCTTAATGGGGTTTTTGGTATTCAACACTTAATaaccatgcaagaccataaagttggaaactttatggttaacgacataaattaggggctagATCTACATTTGGACGAAGGGAATTAATGAACTAACCCTTTTAAAAGGGAATAGCTTTTGGCTAAGTATGCTAGGCGTAATCCCATAAGAACCCGATCTAGACcttgagtacgcttagcgtacatgtttattacgctgggcatactcagcTGAGTCAACAGGATTGAGTGTTTGATTTTTGTCTTTAACCAGGTTCTTACCAAGTGTGGCCTATAggaattttgggtattttgatttATAGTAAGTTTGGTCATTTTCCAATGAATAGGTGACTGGCAGAGATGATATTTAGAGCAGTCTCCTATTTAGCTATCTTTTCaaattgagaggtgagttttcctcactgtactgtgggtcgaaggaaccaatgtcagCCAACTGAGttatgtatcttggtatataggatgttgttatcctatggtgatatgttagatttgtatcctggtatataggatgttgttgtaCGGTAGTGATTTGTAGATCTGCCTGATTTGTCTGCAGATTGATTATGTGCTTCTCTGTTAATGTTGACATAATATGTTATGGTTTGAGGCTTTACTCTTATGTGCACGATCCAACAGACCGGGGtaatccaacctgatggttgtggaccTGAAGGTATTCTAGTCTGATGACTAAATGGGCCCGTTACATATTTGACATACCAGTCTGATGCTTGATTTGGCTTGTCACATGTTAGCATTatagtccgatgactgattgggctATTGGTAATCCATATCGATCGTTGTAGACCTGAGGGTTTTCTAGTTCGATGACTGGGTGGACCtagcatgcatgattgtatatgttctctgttgtatggtggtactttgggtgaactcactaagccttggcttatgatttcagttttatgtttcaggtacttcaaatgaTCGTGGCAAGacaaaggcatgatcgtgcatATCCTCTTGGTTTTGATGATATTGATTCgggacactctgatatatttTTCCTATGTTTGAGAAGAATATTGTGTACACAATTGGCTTGATTtgggattttttttaaaacaataacttcacttgatttaaaaatgaaaattttttatcTAGATTTTTAGGATGCTACAACAACTAATATGGTAGCATCCACATACAAACGATATGATCAATTCTAGTTGATCCAACCATAAGGATAAGGTAGCCCTAGTAGGAAATAAGGATATCAAATTATAATATATGATGAAAGAACAAACATTTTCACTTCTTATAGACGATGGCCTGTGTAAAATGAATATATGTTATGGTTGTATGTATTTGAATCTAATTACATTAGAAAAGGGGAAAGCTTGTAAGAACTTCTACACCCATTCTCTTCCAATCAAAACTTATATGTTCCTCTTTTTCATACCTCCTCCTTTCTCTCCTCTTCACTTTCTATATTTCTTTTTCTCCCACCACCTAATGTCATTTCCGATCTCCCCCCTTTGATACACTCCAATTTTCTCTATTCATTTATCCTGAATCTTATGGCCAACACAAACACCCAATCCCCACAATCAATTCCTCTTGAAAATCCCCTGTTTTCTTCTTAGGCATGTAATGTTCTCATTTGATGATTAGTTTAGATTGTTTTTAGGGTGATTTTTTATTGGGATTTATAGATTACTCATTTGTTTTCGATGAAATCCGACGAGTTATTTCGAATTCTTCTTTAGATTCCAATGGCATGAGATATGTACAAGGGAATGAAAATGGTGAAAAGTTTGGGATTAATTACACTACTCAAAAACGACTATCGTATTATGATTATCATGACAATGGAATCGAAATCCCTTGTGGGGTTCTTAAGAAATTTCCGATCAGTGATTATGGTTAGTATCATTGAATTCATGGATGCTTTCTATTTTTTCATGATCATTTCATAATTAACGTGTAAAATGTTCATAAACAAATCAAAATCGAGAATTTGTAACCACAAAATCAACATCGAACATTTCTTGAAATAGACTTCTTGTAGATAGAATCGCAATGGAAAGTTGCAACAGAGTGGTGGTGGTGTCCGCCATTTTTGGAAACAACGAGAAAATTCGTCAACCTCAAGGCCTCAGGTTTAACACCCTGGATCATGTTTGTTGACAACGTCACAATCAAACAACTCTACTTTAACAACTTACTCTCGAGAAACACAAAGGAAAACAAGATCAGAGTATGGAGAATTGTAGAAGTTCCCGGTGAATAATTTTACCAAAATCCAGCCATGAATGGTGTAATCCCAAAATACTTGGTTCATAGACTTTTCCCAATTATACATACAACATTTGGGTTGATGCGAAAATGCAATCGATGGTCGATTTGTTAAGGATTCATATTGAAACATATTGTGAAAACGGCTTGCAACCATGGTCATCTAAAATACATCTGCACACTTCAGATAATTTAATTATTATGTGTGGTTTGATATGTATAACAGGTTCATCCTGTTTGATTCCATAATTATAAATTTCTCATTTAGTTTTATGGTCTTTGGTATTTTTCTTATTATGTATTACAGGTTCAACTTGTTTGATTCCATAATTAGAAATTTTTGATTTAGTTTTATAGCCTTTGATATGTATCATATTGAATTTGGTAAAATGTTCGGTCTAACTCAACACACAATAATCAATAATCCAGTAATTGTTTTTTATTTGTGAAACATGATAAACATATTAGGTCAATTAAATATTGAAAACCATCGATACAAAAATTGATTTTCACGTAAAAATTATGGTTGCTTGAACAATTTGTTAAGTGTCGTTATTATTGTACTATGATAAGATATGAAATATTAATTGGTTGATAAGATATAGGATATCTAAAAAAGTGTACATAGTACAATATTATGAATCACATATATTATGAATCACATGCATGACATGCAGTACATGACGAAATTAAAGGTTGTGTTAACTTGAAAATCACTTCTATATGATTAGACTTTAATGCATTAAGTAATGTAAATTATTTGTCAAGAATATCTGATATACTCAAATAATTGCTTTTTATGATGATTATTCTTTTATCATGATATAAAAATATACTCAAAGAATTGCTTTTTGTGATGATTATTCTTTATTAAGATATAAAAATATACTCAAAGAATTACTTTATCATGGTTTAtttatgaaattatgttttactTTTATAACTTAATTGATGAAATGCTATTAGATACAACTAACATAATTATACTTAATTTGCTGCtaaaaaattaattttgggaATCTATAAAatgataaagaaaaaaaaatcgatCTTATCATATAAATTGATAAATAATTaggatatttatacatatataggtaAGAAGTATGTTTCGTTATACAAATTTATTATgaaataaaatattgttttttaaatATGCACAAATAGGTATGACAACTTGAGAAAGTGGTTGAAGCTTCTACATTAAGGTCCCACTCcaactatgtttttttttatctatcACATGAATATTTTTCTTACAATTCCCTTTATTTTGATGTATGTATAATGTATTAGGTTCCTTGTTTTTCTTTTAGCGTACTCTTTCACTTTATGCATGTTTGTGTAGTAAATGCATGGCCCTATCCAACGTCTCTTTAATTTCAACGACGATAAATCAATTAAACTGGATTATTGTTTAAAATGTGTACTTTATAATatctatttaatttttttataactatCATATGTTCCAGATAGTACAATTATCTTAAGCAAACATGGTGTGGTAAACAATTTATTTTCATGTCTTTTGTTCAGTGAGTTAGAAGCATTTAACCCAAGGGATCAACTAGCTTTTGCATTTGTGAGAGATCAAATGAACCCAAAGATGAAGCTCAAAATGTTCGATGTGGAAGTATTTGATCACGTGGCATCCGAGTATAGGCACAATATTAAACGTGGGTCCAATGCGACCCAAGCGATTAGAACCAAGAGGGCTAACACTGGTTTGCTTGCTAATGGTGGCATTCAAACAAAATGTGAGAAGTACGTGAAAAAAATGTCGGATGAATTATTTTAAGTCAAGGAATGTCATGATTTGTGGCCGATTGGCTAATACTTTTTATCTATTTGTAGTCTTAGTTTGATTTACATCGAATATATATGTTAGATATATATGTCTTGCTATCTTAAGTCGTTTGATGGTTTTGTTATATATTTGATTAAACATATCTATAAATCCAACGAGTAAACTTTACATTAACTAAAAGAGGTGATATGAAACATTTAATTTCATGAAAATACCTTGTTTATTAtataataatcaactttaatAACATGGATTGGTTTATAAATTGATAGAATATTCCAGTTTCACAGCTTGAAAAAGGGAAAAAGCTTGTTGAAGCTTTTAACGTAAGACCCCATTCATCTCCGTGACAACAAAGGAAAGTGTATGCTTTCAATGATAACACGGATAATATATATGACAACAAAGGAAAGCATACGTCGAGTTTTTTCACTATGTTTTTTCagtatgtttttttgttttttttcactTCACCATTCTCATTCTTTGTGTTTTTACTCCATCTTCTACTGTTGCTGTTAATTTGTGAAAGAGTCTTATACTATTGGATAATCTTCGATTACCTGAATCGATTTCTTTCTTACTAAAACGTTTTTACTCCATTCTTTGCATTTACAGGTTCTGTATCTTTATATATTCTGGAGTAATTAACAAATTTGAGTCTTATTATCAGAATTATAATATTAGCTTTTATTACTTgacatatttattttataatacCGAGGAATATACTGATATACATTCCAAAGATAACAACACACTAGCCTAAACATAGGAGATTAAATAGAGATAAACGTAATCAACTTGTCTTTTGtaaaatcaaaatatattatggttgtatgtatatgaatataaTTTCATTAGAAAATGGGAAAGCTCGTAAGAACTTCTACACCCCTTCTCTTCCAATCAAAACTCCTCTGTTCTTCTCTTTCTTAcctcttcctttctctcttcttcGCTTTCTACACTTCTCTTTCTCCCACCACCAAATGCCATTTCCGATCATCCCCCTTCGATCCCATCCAATCACCTCTCTTCATTTACCCTCAATCTTATGGCCAACATAAACACCCAATTCCCACCATCAAATCCTCCTGCAATTCCCCTGTTTTTTTCTCAGGTAACGTAATGTTCATATTAGATGATGATTTGGATTGATTTGTATtgatttttcttcttctttatagATTATTCATTTGTATTGGATGAAATCCGACGAGTTATTGAGAATTCTTCCTCAGATTCCAATGGATTGAGGTATGTACAAGGGAATGAAAATGGTGAAAAGTTTGGGATGAATTACACTACTCAAACACGACTATCGTATTATGATTATCATGACGATGGAATCGAAATCCCTTGTGGGTTTCTTAAGAAATTTCCGATCAGTGATTACGGTTAGTGTCATTGAATTCATGGATGATTTCAGTTTTTTCATGATCATTTCATAATTAACGTGTAAAATGTTCATAAACAAGTCAAAATCGAGAAtttgtaaaaacaaaataaatatcgAACATTGCTTGAAATAGACTTCTTGCAGATAGAATCGCAATGGAAAGTTGCAACGGAGTGGTGGTGGTTTCCGCCATTTTTGGAAACCACGACAAAATCCGTCAACCTCAAGGCCTCGGATTTAACACCCTGGATCACGTTTGTTTCTACATGTTTGTCGACAATGTCACAATCAAACAACTCtactttcacaacttactctcgAGAAAAACAAAGGAAAACAGGATCGGAGTATGGAGAATTGTAGAAGTTTCAAGTGAAGAACTTTACGAAAATCCAGCCATGAATGGTGTAATCCCGAAATACTTGGTTCATAgactttttccaaattccaaatatAGCATCTGGGTTGATGCGAAAATGCAATTGGTGGTTGATCCGTTATTATTGCTTCATTCACTTGTAATCATGGAAGATGTAGATATGGCGATTTCAAAACATCCTTTATATGTTCATACGATGGAAGAAGCCATGGCGACTGCAAGGTGGAAAAAATGGTGGGATGTTGATTCTTTGAAGATTCAAATTGAAACGTATTGTGAAAACGGCTTGCAACCATGGTCATCTAAAAAACATCCATACACTTCAGGTAAATTAAATAGCAGATTGTTGACATGTTTTTTAATAAGTTTGGTAAGCCTCACTCTTACTTAATCAAATGATTTCGGTTTTATATCCTTTTAATTGTTTCTTAATGAGTCTTTTACGAAGTTGAATCTAATTTAATCGTAATTTAATTCATCCGATACAATCAACAATTATCAAATATACTTTGATATTGTAATTATCTTCAAAGTTGTGAATCATGATAAACGTATTAGGTTAATAAAACTTTGAAAACCATGGTTCCAAAAATTGAATTTCACGTAAAAATTATGGTTGCGTGACGGATTTGTTATCTGTCGTTATTATTGAACTATGGTAAGATATATGAGTATTAGTTGGTTGATAAGATATAAGCATATAGGATACCTAAAAAAGTGTACATAGTACAATATTATGAAAGTGACATGCATTAAATGACGAAGTTAAAGGTTGTGTTAACTTGAAAGTCACTTCTATATGATTAGACTTTAGTATATTAAGTAATGTAACTTCTCTGTAAAGAATATAATACTcaaagaattttttttatgaatattattcTTTATCAAGATATAGATATGACAGACTCAAAGAATTACTTTATCATTGTGTATGTATGAAATTCTGTTTGATTTTTATAACTTGATTAATAAAATGACCAGATTTGATACAACTAAGGTAAGTACACATAATTTGCTACTAAAAATTCCATAATTtagggaatatatatatatatatatatatatatatatatatatatatatatatatatatatatagagagagagagagagagagttaggttcaaatgtttttactatctattgtgtgtctgtattattgattttggaccaatcattttagttattttaaaaaagtaattaatccatattaaatgttgaagatttaattaatatctattatatcttcaacatgtaatatgcattaattactttcttaaaataactaaaatgattggtccagaatcagtcatacatgcacacaatagatagtgaaaacaaaataacctaaacctatatatatatatatatatatatatatatatatatatatatatatatatatatatatatattgataaatAACTTCGATATTTTTCGTTatacaaattaaaataaatatatattgttttataaatatgcacaAATAGGTATGACAAATTGAGAAGGTTGTTGAAGCTTCTACATAAAGGTCCCACTCCAACAGAGAAAAAGTATCGTTTTTTTAATATATCACACGAATATTTTGTGTACAATTCgctttattttgatatatatatatatatatatatatatatatatatatattatatatatatatatatatatatatatatatatatatatatatatagaggttaaATTCATGTGAGACGGTCTAATTTTCTAAAACCGTGAGACGCAATCCTAACCATTAATTTGGtagataaaacaaaaaacatttttaaaacgcaaaataattaaaattttcgaaaaaaacattttcaaatattatttttggaatttatattttccaaaaaaaaaataaaaaaaaaaaccaaaaaaatataaaagaaataagaaaaaatacaattttttacatattctagtagaataaatagaatattttacatatctgAGAAATCTAGTATAATATTCTAACATtttaaaaattacattaaaatatttatAGTTAATATTGTATTACAATATTTCacatagttttcaaaaaaaaattgtaatttatttttgttttttttttttatatttttttttaggtaattaaaattccgaaaataataattaacaaaagaatttttggatttttccttttattttgcattttaaaattatttttagatttggcaCATGTCAATCTTTaataagttttgacacttgttattttgtgatattttttaaataaataatatcacatgtcaatttatggttttgtcaatttttaaaattaaaatgccacataacaattatatatatatatatatatatatatatatatatatatatatatatatatatatatatatcaagtttaataaatattatactaaattgcaattaatatatttcttcttttcttatttcaaaattttattttaaaaaagacttattatatacattttaatattttattttttttaacgaaCCCATATAATACACGGGTTTtacaactaatatatatatatatatatatatatatatatatatatatatatatatatatatatatatatatatatatatatatatatatatatatatatatatattatatcttATTTTTTCTTTGACTTACTCTTTCCCTTTATGCATTATAGTGTAGTAAATGCATGGCCCTATCCAACATGTCTCTGTAATTTCAACAAGGCTATATAAATCAGTTAAACTAGAttactttttaaaatatgtaATTAATAATATCTATTTAACAAAATCATTGATATATGGTTTGATTTTTTCGTATATAATTACTTGGAATGAtagttatttttataacttgacaGATGTTCCAGATAGTGCAATTATCTTAAGGAAGCATGGTGTGAGAAACAATTTATTTTCATGTCTATTATTTAATGAGTTAGAAGCATTTAACCCAAGGGATCAACTAGCTTTTGCATTTGTGAGAGACCAAATGAACCCAAAGATGAAGATCAACATGTTCGACGTGGAAGTATTTGAACATATGGCATCCGAGTATAGGCACAGTATTAAACGTGGGCCCGATGTGATCCAATCGATTAGAACCAAGAGGGCTAACCCTGGTTTGCCTGCTAATGGTGGTATTCGAACCAAATGTGATAAGTACTTAGAAAAAATGTGGGATGAATGATTTCAAGTCGGCTAATGTCATGATTTGTGATTTATGATCGATTTGTTCATGAAATGTTCATAATGTTTATCTATTTGTAGGCtacttggatatatatatatatatatatatatatatatatatatatatatatatatatatatatatatatatatatatatatatatatatatatatatatatattaaaccaatatttttaaaacattttatattGAAATAATCTAGAAGCATATAATGtaagaatattatatatattacatttttaCGATGACTAGAATATTAGAAgattttacagaaaaaaaaatttgtttcacggtctcacaaaattatatCCGTCTCATATGCactcttgtgtgtgtgtgtgtttatatatatatatatatatatatatatatatatatatatatatatatatatatatatagacgggtctaattttgtgagaccgtgagaccattTTTTTCTaatgaaatattttaatattttgttattcaaaaaaatataatatatgtaaTATTACGATATTCTAAAACAATATTTTTAACACATTTATATTGAAATATTCTAAAAGCATATAATGTTAgaatattatacatattatatttttatgatgactagaatagtaaaatattttattagaaaaaGTTGGTCTCATGGTCTCACTAAATTATGTTCGTCTCAAATGAACTTTTACCTATATATAGAAGATCATAAGTGAACTCCAAAAAATGGAGTGAACCAACGAACCTAGAAATCCATTGCTTTTTCCGCTATTATTTTCATCAATCCTTCTGCATCATCAATTGATTTCGCCCTACTATTTCCTTACATTCCTTACATTGGAAATCTCTCCACTTTGTATGGAATCCCTAGCTCCTTATACATCACAGTCGCTAGAATCTTGAAGGTTATGGCTCTCCGTCTCGACGTATCCACCGTCATCGCCACTCTGTACAACCAAATTTTTCTTTGATATGTGATTTGCTCGAACTATTGACTGTAAATTTTGTCCAAAACAACATTTTATTCTAGGTATATGCTATTCTAAGTATACGCCGAGTAAACATGTTGTTTTATTGATCTGATCTCTTTTCATTCTTCTAAGGTTTAGGATTGATTTATTTTTCACTGAAATTACTCAAATTAGTCATAGTTCCATCTTTTATGATCATTAAACTAATTAATAAATCATTGTTTGATTATAGAGATTGAAAACTTATCAATTTGAGGTAAAATTTTTTAAAAGATCTTATACGTTTAAATGATGTATTGCTTTTTCTTTTTTACTATTTGTTTCATAGAAACCTTCAAAATCATGACCCATTAAGCAATTAGATGCATTATATTGTTTTTAGTTTTGTCAATAAGGAAAAAACTGATTCCAACAAAAGTATTGGTAAGATTCAAAGAATGTAAAGATCTATATGCACAACTTTATGGTTTCGTTGTtggtttcttttgtttattttctcCCCCTCtaagtgtttttttttaattccttTGTGAGTTTTTTCATAGTTTGATCACATGTTCTTTAGAAGTAAATCAATCCTTTATCTATCTATTCTTTCGCAACTTTCTTGAAATTTTTCAATGCTTACTGACCCTTTCTCCTACCTACACCTATGTTCACACATAAATTTGTTTGTATTTTCTATGATTAATCACTTAATATGAATTTTCTTGATTTTGCTTGAAAGTTTTTACTTCTGAGCTCACCTATAAGTAATCACCTGCTATGAATTTTCTTGATTATTTACTTTATCTTGATTATTTGGATGTTTTAAATATCTTAAAATAGGAGATGCTTCCTGATTTTTTGAGGCTTGTCCTCCCTACTTGTAAAGCAGGACTAGAAGATCATGATGATGATGTGAGAGCAGTTGTTGCAGATGCTTTAATTCCTACAGTATCTACCATTGTTTCATTTAGTGGAGAAATATTGCATCCTATTGTGATATTACTATGGGATATTTTGCTTGATTTGGATGATTTAAGCCCTTCCACAAGCATGTAGTTTTTAACTACTTTCTTCTGGACATTTCTaactaaaaaaaatctaaaaaaaacattttttttttatatattgcaATGTGATGAATCTACTTGCATAAATATATTCCCAGGAAGAGatgatgtagcacctggttcctggtatgtatgatttatcagagtattttacatttttagccttggactcagcgagtggtaaactagactcgccgagtagggacgagattttgagcacgtttaagttggcgactcggcgagtccatactctggactcggcgagtccaccagtctggaagaaaccctaatttcaggggtttgcacacCCCCTTATGCGCCCCCAAGTCAGTcgccttcaccctcagagcatcctataccgaaccctaaccctctccttgtgatttgaagtgtttttgtgcttgttCCTTAAAGATTGAAGAAGAGTAGGAAGGAAAGACCAAAAGAGAAGGTGAAGAGCAAGGATCTAGGACCTaatccagagttcattgaggtacaatCCGGATCTATTCTGTTTCTATGCTCAAATCCCCATTAGAACATCATAAAAGCtatctttgaaccatttccaagcttgttgGTAGTATAGGGATCATAATGGGTTGAATAGCTGCTAGATCTGGCTATGATCGAGTTACAGGAGcctagatctaatacctttatgggGCCATATTACATGAAGgccctagatctacccccttttagtgtgttttgagccttaaaatccctattgatgattatatacacgtaaagttggaaactttacgtgttaatcgggccccaggaacccagatctatgaattggaatgcattggattcaagcagaatcgagtgtataaAGATTGCATGTTTGCGACACGGTGAGTTGTTCTTCGAACTTGGCGACTCGAGTCGCGAGTTCCCATTTTTCCCCTTCCGAGAATGTGAGTAGAGCAGTGAGCCattggttgactcagtgagtcggaagccagactcaacaatggagggactcggcgagtcaatgc is part of the Lactuca sativa cultivar Salinas chromosome 7, Lsat_Salinas_v11, whole genome shotgun sequence genome and harbors:
- the LOC111880849 gene encoding probable hexosyltransferase MUCI70 — its product is MGKLVRTSTPLLFQSKLLCSSLSYLFLSLFFAFYTSLSPTTKCHFRSSPFDPIQSPLFIYPQSYGQHKHPIPTIKSSCNSPVFFSDYSFVLDEIRRVIENSSSDSNGLRYVQGNENGEKFGMNYTTQTRLSYYDYHDDGIEIPCGFLKKFPISDYDRIAMESCNGVVVVSAIFGNHDKIRQPQGLGFNTLDHVCFYMFVDNVTIKQLYFHNLLSRKTKENRIGVWRIVEVSSEELYENPAMNGVIPKYLVHRLFPNSKYSIWVDAKMQLVVDPLLLLHSLVIMEDVDMAISKHPLYVHTMEEAMATARWKKWWDVDSLKIQIETYCENGLQPWSSKKHPYTSDVPDSAIILRKHGVRNNLFSCLLFNELEAFNPRDQLAFAFVRDQMNPKMKINMFDVEVFEHMASEYRHSIKRGPDVIQSIRTKRANPGLPANGGIRTKCDKYLEKMWDE